Part of the Triticum urartu cultivar G1812 chromosome 2, Tu2.1, whole genome shotgun sequence genome, tctagcaacaggggcatatgtctcaccatagtccataccttcaactggagtgtagccttgggcgacgagacatgctttgttgcgaacgacttgtccatcttcgtcttgcttgctgcaaaacacccatttggtaccgatgatgttgtggttgttgtcgggcttctcgaccaatgtacacacttggtttctctcaaagttgtgtagctcttcttGCATGGCATTAATCCAATCgagatcttccaatgcttcttcaaccttcataggttcaatgctagagatggatgaataatgttcacaaaaattagccaaacgagtttttgagcgagtgattctcccggtatGGACATCATTGAAGATTTGTTCGACGGGATGGTCTATTGAGACTCTtactcgaactcgtgagagcttttgcttgggtcggggtggaacatcttcttcatcatcttgttcttcttcttagccttcttcgttgttgacgttgtcgttctcttgtcgaggtggagaaggaggttgatgaggttcatcttggtgtacttcctcgttctcttcatcttggtgtgtcccacttgtggatgctttcatgtcaactcttggttcaccttgttgtgaggtggaagcttccacttggatggatgaggtactctccttcacctctgttggacgaatcttgccaatcgacaagtcttggattgcttccgaagggtctttgtctcctacatcaattgacaattgctctacttgcgagccgttagattcatcaaacttcacatctaccatctcttcaacctttcatgtgaaattgttgtagacacgataggtgtgagagtttgagccataaccgagtaggaaaccctcatgagatttaggagcaaatttagtatgacgatgcttatcaagaatatagcactttgagccgaatactcgaaagtatccaacttggggtttgttaccggtgagaagctcgtatgccgtcttgccgagtagcttgtgaagatacaagcgatttgttgcatgacaagttgtctcaaccgcttccgcccaaaagtgttttggcgtcttgtactcatcaagcatcgttctctccatctcaataagagtccggttcttcctctcaacaactccattttgttgaggtgtgtacatagccgagaactcgtgtgaaatcccttcttcgtcaagaaaggtatctaCATTTGCCTTCTTGAACTCCGTTCTGTTGTCGCtacgaaccttcttgatcttcacttcaaattgattttcggccttcctagcgaagttcttgaagaccttttggacctgcgatttatcatcaagaaagaacacccacgtaaattttgaaaaatcatctactatgactagaccaaatgagtttccaccgaaacttttgtaggcattgggaccaaagagatccatatgaagtagctcgagcggtcttctcgtggtcatgatgttcttcacggggtgacttcctccaacttgttttcctacTTGACAACCACTGCACAATATATCCTTGTCAAAAATAACGCCTTTCACttcaaggatatgatcacctttaataagcttatcaagattctgcatgcccacatgacctaatcttctatgccacaaccagcctttagaggatttagcaataaagcaagttctaggttgagcctttttagtgaagtcaacaatgtaaagatcacctctacgaataccggtaaagaccattttatgattatctctacgaaacacttggcaatctacttcagcaaataggacattgaagccaaagtcagcaagtctagatacggaaagtaaattatagctaagggattcaacgagcataatATTTTGTATgaagctatcatgtgagatggccaccttatcaaggccaaccaccttacccctttgagttgtcaccaaaggtaacatactttcgagggccgttgttttcagtAAGCTCACGAAACATGTCCTTGTCCCCGGTCATGTgatcggtacatccactatcaagaacccattcctttcctccagccatgtagccacgaagatttgccataagaccaaaatttgtcatagactcatcgagatcaaagtcactatcatcgtcctcatcatagtatccatgttcaacatcgtcttgtgattgatcaattcctagagcgAGTGATTCATTAGATAGGTGATCATCACAATATTCATTTTTCTAAATTCTAATAGCTTCAgagatgatattgctaatgatttcaatatctcctttagcatgcatgaggttggtaagctcaaataaacaatcaccaaacttaggatcattggaattcatcttactcaaagcaatagacttatgaagaatctcatcaaagttttgcaaggaataatttggaaatcgttcctcaagaaatctccatatggtaTAAGCACAATCAAGAGCGGGCGAGCTAGCAATCAAGTTCCTAGGTAAtcctctagtgattaaattgacagttctaagattacggatcatgtcaatagactcatcaagggtaggatgcaaggggtCAACAAGGCGCGCACAAGgagtagtaatgtacttgttcaagtgatattcattgaaaatctcaagcatctcaattttccactcattaaagaactctccatcaagtataggtactctatgtctaagactccccaacatagactcatccatgttcctccaatggtgattaaaccaaggcaatggagaccaatgctctaataccaattataggatcgagaagaggtgtctagaggggggggtgattagaccctcaacaaagaAAAGTAGCAGCTTTTTAAATTCTTCAAATTAAGATGGAGTTTTAgtacaagtttaaacattcacaatacattttaAGCAAGCgcggcaagagtatatgagcaccggaaagtaaagcatgcaagttgcaagaatgtaaagggatgagATTGGAGtatgcaaacgcaattggagacacggagatttttggcatggttccgataggtggtgctatcgtacatccacgttgatggagacttcaacccacgaagggtaacggttgcgtgagtccacggagggctccacccacgaagggtccacgaagaagcaaccttgtctatcccaccatagCCACCGCCCACTAAGGACTTgtctcacttgggtagatcttcacgaagtaggcgatctccttgcccgtacaaactcattggttcaactccacaatcttgacggaggctcccaaatAACActtaaccaatctaggagacaccactctccaaaaggtaataaatggtgtgttgatgatgaactccttgctcttgtgcttcaaatgatagtctccccaatactcaactctctctcatagatttggatttggtggaaagatgatttgagtggaaagcaaattggggaaggctagagatcaagatttttATGGTTAGAACgaaatatcttggtctcaacacatgagtaggtggttctctctcagaaaatgtatgctggaagtataggcacattctgatggctctctccaggaatgaagagtgggtggaggggtatttatagcctccactcaaaatctaaccgttacacacatttcaccaaactcggtgggaccgaatcatgaaactcggtcggaccgatttagttcaaaatgtgaatgttcggatttttggtgggaccgatatgatcaactcggtgggaccgatgtgctaaggttagggtaaaacctcaactcggtttgaccgattacacaaactcggtgagacggattttggtaataagcaaaacagagagttggtcaagcaaactcgatgggaccgattgcatatctcggtgagaccgaaattattgcaacaggtgacagagagtttgcaagcccatctcgatgagaccgagatcccatcggtgagaccgaactaattagggtttctggcagtggctatgtcaagtgaactcggtggcgctggatagatcaaattggtggggccgagtttgacttttggtttgggacatatgtggaaatgagaaagtggttgagggcttttggagcatatcactaagcattttgagcaagcaagccactaagcaacacctcatccccttttaatagtattggctttttctatggactcaatgtgatcttggatcactaaaatgaaaatgtagagtcttgagcttgagccaatctttgtccttagcatcttgaacgggttccacatcctcttgtccaagACACTCCACCGTTGAActcatctgaaatatactagatgaaaatattagtccaacaaaagatatgttgacattaattaccaaaatcaccaaggggcacttgtgctttcaatggttgtgctttcacgagagtcacggccatgcctcctcgaaaacgaaaaaaacgcgttttctcttttttttccttccgcgagaggcacggttgtgatttcacgagaggcacgggcgtgcctctttcgaaAAGGAAAAATAGCCGTGCTCTCGGTTCGTTTTTTTCGtccatttttttcatgaaaaaaatgttcgtcaaaacctatcaataTAGGATTTAATTTTGAaaatctcgacgcgaggaatacAACAGTGAAagcggttcgagatttggacgcacggtttaaaaaaataaaacattttgaataaacaGATCTACGAAAAAAGAGAAAACTCACGGGTTGCGACAAGTGAGGCACATGCAACACGCCACTTGTCGCAATCTGGGAAAGTTAAAATGATCTTTACAACGAATACTCTTCAACTAGTGATTTCGGCAATTTCGCCGCTCTTTGTTATTGTTTTCTTTAGGATCCGATCTTTATTATTGTTGAGAACTACAGGCAAATAGATGGATCTGGCCCGCTTAAAATTCCAGCAGCCCATATAGTGGCTTCCTCTCGAAAGTAAACAAAAAAACGAGCAATTTGAGAAAATGCTACGTCTTTCTTGGGACTTTGCTCTCATAGCACATCTTTCTTTTTATTAGATTGTATAGCACATCTTTGACTAATGACTGGATGAAATAACACAAATTGATTTTTTTCCTTCTTTTTCACGTCGAGACCCACATCTCTTTTTTGCTAGGACGAAATTGCCCCCAGGTCGTTTCCTGGATACGAAACGATCAACGCCACGAGAGACAGAACGAAGcacgacgccgccgcctcgccgttCCTCCTCCCAGCGCCGTCGCCTAGCTGTGCCTCCTCCGCGGCATGGCGCCGCCTCGCCGTGCCTCCTTCCTGAACCGACGCCTTGCCGTTCCATCCTCCCAGGCGCCCCGCCATGTCGACGTGCTTCATCCCGTCGCCACCTCATCCCGTTTCTTCTCCTCCCCAACAGTCCACACGTACGTTCTGCCGCCGCCCCTGACAGGttgcctccctctctctctctctctctatctatctatctatctatctatctatctctatctctctctctctccacacacgcacatgcacacacacacaaattTGATCTGACATGTGTATTGTGGAACCCTAGGCCATGgagattatggtggaggaggagAGCTAGTGAGCAGGCTTCACAAGTAGGAGTAGAAGGGTGTTGTTCGCCGAGATGGTGCCAGAAGGTGCAGCTCCGAAACAGTTAGAGCCAGAGGGCGCAATTTCTGAAGGGTTAGTCATTCAACCTATGCTTTTGAATAGGAGGGTTATCTGAATTGTTAACTCAATATTGACGAATATTTATGCCTAATCATTGATTCTATTTGAAAATTTGTAGGAAAGAAGGTGCAGAATTGCGTGTTGTCATTTATAAACTAATTGTTAGAGTTCTTCGATTTGTTGGAAAGCTTGATGATGGCAACGAGCATAAAGTTGCCCAACATGATGTGGAGTTTAAGGTTAACATGAAACGTTTTTCGGTTGAAAAAATGATAGAACTCATTGGGTCCAAAATTGTTTGGGGGAGGGGACAAGAGGTCCATATTTTGTGCAAGGACAAGCATTTTGACTCAGTTGAGAGGATTGATAACTACTGGAAGTTGCTAACATCATTTCTTGAGAGATGGGAAGAGAAAGAATTGCTTGTGCTTGCTCAAGTTGTGGAAATTGCAAAGGGGTTTATGGCATCATCTTGTTCAGAAAATATCCCATCTAGTGAGATAGTCGACAACATCATTTCCTCAAGTTCTGATGTTTACCAGTCAAATGCTAGTAGTGCATCATGTGTTGACGATGGTAATGTGCTTCGTAATAATGAGAGATATGTGCAATCTAATGGTCAAGTTATTATTGACTGGTCCAATCTTGAGATAACTCCTATAGGTGATGATATAATAGCTCCTATGTCCCGGGAAAACATGTGTGAGGTACTTGGAATTGAGGAAGGATGCTCAACCAATAAATGATCCAGCTCCGGTTGTTGTGTGCCATGCTAATGAGAAGTTAATGGCCGAGGGAGCTATACCAGTTGATGATCAAGTTCCTGAAGACATAAAAATGTCATATGACAAAGATCATCCAAAAGTTGAGATCTTGTCGTGTGATCTTGTCTTGTGATCTTGTCGTGTGTGTACTGACTAGGACTCACCTTATGTTTCCAATATAAATTTATATCTACTAGTTCTGCGAAAATGCTCTTTAGAGCTCAGGCTCCATGGAGCCCGAGTTTGACTTGATCAAAATTCAAATTTTCACGTTTCaaaattttttgaaaaaaatacaCACATACTTAGAGACATAAAGCATATGTGTGTAAATTTTCAGGACGAAACACTTTAAAATGAGTGCTACACAAAAAGAACAAATCTGAGGCTTTTTAGTAGATGCACTATTCATTCTCAAAGTccatgaatttgtcttttttgcacagATCGCATTTTAGGGTATTTCATCCTCAAATTTTACATACATACTCATAACATCCTTGTTTACTTGTATAatttttttttagatttttttgaaactgaaaagtgtgaattttgaattttttaaaaaatcCGGCCTCCATGAAGGCCGAGCTCCTGGATTGTCATATATATTCGTGTGATATGTGAAGAAGATACAGAAATATAGAGAGGTCATGTCAAAATTTTACGTGAAAATGCTGTAGAAATTTTGATTATATCTATACCAACAAAATAATATATCATTACATGCTACATCCCAATCTGAATTTTGATTACATCCATACGAACAAGCATCCATATCTTCTTACAACAATTGCTACAACCGTCAACACGTAACAAATTTGTTAGTGTATCTCACTGGTATTTGAGCCATATGCTAACAAAGCTAGCAACCAGAGCAACCAGTAGCTACAACTACAACTGATGGAGCAGTCAGCGTGTACAACAAGCACTTCTCCAGCCAGCACAGCCACGAGCAGCTACGTCTGGACGGGGGAGACGCTGCATAGGTACGGGCGGCAAGTGGGAGAGGACGAATGACAAGGCGGTGCTGCCGGAAAGGAGGTACGGAGAGATGGCGGCTCGCCGGGGAGCTGGCAcagcgaggcggcggcgtcgggaGGAGTCACGACAGGGCCGTACCTCAAAAATTTTGGCCCCGGTACGAAATGATAATCTAGGCCCCATATACAGGAAAACTAATCGAAATATTTTTCATTAACCATTGAGAAATATCAAAGATAAATCATGCCAAAAAATATTTATTACTTTGAAATATTAAATTATCTTGTATTCTTAGAATCGTGCCTACGTCTATTAGACATCTTAGAAAATTATAAGCCAGCCGGATGCATACATTCATGGAAGAGCAGCAAATTAACTTAAGAACAGAAGAGTTCAAAACAAAAAGGGACAAACAACCTACAGTTGTTGAGTGTTGATGGATGCAGACCATGAAGCAACAACGGCGTATAGCGCTCCGATTGCTTTGCTCCTCGACCAAGAGAAACAAAGGAAACTCCGATTGCTCTGCTGAGGGATGAAAGAGAGAACGAAGAATCAAACTAAATCCACCCAATTTATAAGTGCGAGGTAGCACCGTCGCAGCCGAATAAATCAGCAGTTGTAGccattttttttttgaaacaatgTGAATCCATtggagaaaaatcagagagaggAAACCAGGAGACGAAGCATTAAGTTGCAGCGATTTGATTTGCGCCTGTCGCTGAGCAGAATTTTATGTGTTTGCGTACGCGACTGCTTCGATTACCGTGAAGATGAGAAAGGAACATGACTGGGCCGGGGTTAAGGTCAGCAAGTTCGGCCGTGCCTTGTTTATTTAGTCTGTAATAATACCTGATTAGTTTTCTTGAGAACAAGTACCTGATTAGTTATAGTAATAACAATACTAATGTACTGTGCTAAAAAAATTAGGGGCCTCAAGATTTTTTGGGGCCCTGTGCAGCTGCTCCGGTTGCGCCTGCCCACATACGGGCCTGAGTCACGACGATGCGGCGGTGTGCTCTCCGTTCTGCGATCGTTTCATATCACCAGGAAATAACCGGGGGCAATTTCGTCCTAACAAAAAAGAGATGTGAGTTTAGACATGGAATAGAAGGGGAAAAAATCAATCTATGATATTTTGTCCAGCCATTAGTCAAAGGTGTGCTATACAATCTAATAAAAAGAAAGATGTGCTATAGAAGCAAAGTCCCACAAAAGATGTGGCATTTTCTTAAATTGCCCAAAAAAATGTATACGCGAcctcaaaagaaaaaaaagatgTATTGTGCTTTTTTTTCTCGGAAAAGACTACACGTAGCTTTGCCTCTACACAGCGTATGGCTGTACAAATACGTCATAGATGCTATGTATACGTATCTCTACCGGCCGCTGCAGCCGTTTCTCGTCTCCTTTGATCTCGTGAACCAACCTGTGGTTagatggttagagggactgtgATATCTCCAGCCCACCAAAGTTTAAATTCTGATGTTCGCAtttatttctgaatttatttcagaatttccgGCGATACACATTTTGAGAGGTGACATttccgtcgacgacgaggcgcctacgatTACTTcataaatctcaagatgatatgtcggctcATCGGAGGTGCTCATAGAGGTAGAGTGTGCATGTGTATttataggggtgagtgtatgcgcgtgtatatgagcgcttgtgtctgtactgatgttaAAAAAAATCTCGCGAAAGCAAACCCTAGCGCTCTCGCGAAAAGCTCCTCGATCCATCGCCATGGCTTCCGACGTCCTGCGCCTCGACGGCAACGGGAACCCGAGGACGCTCCGCCTCTTCGCGTCGCTCGTGGAGGCCGAGTCCCGGCCcttcgccgccgcctcctctgAGCCCGCGGAGAACGACCTCGTCCGGGCGTTCCGCGGCGGCGCGACCCCGGCCGTCCCCATCGCCGAGTTCCTCGAGCGCCTCCAGCGCTGCAACTACTTATTTGATGGCGGCGTCTACGTCCTCGCGGCGGCGTACCTCGCGCTCTTCATGCGCAGCCCCGCCGCGCTCGAGGCCGGGATCGTCGTCGAGCCGGCCACCGCGCACCGCCTGGTTTCCGTGGCGGTCCTGCTCGGCGCTAAGTTCAGCAGCCCGAGGTACTACGAGAGGCGGGTGGAGTCGTTCCAGGTATGCTCGGGCGAGTCCATCCGGTCGAGCGAGCTGTGCCCGCTGGAGCTGATGTTCCTACGCGCCCTTGACTACCGCGTCTTCATCGCCGACGAAGAATTCTGGCGCTTCTTCAGGATCCTGTTACGCCATCCAGCTCCAGCGCGTAGCGTGGCTTGCGCagcgaagaagaggaaggccgaGGAGGAGGTGGAACCATGCCGCGTGCGAGCTTGCCAGCTAGCCGCCCGCTACGGCATCTCA contains:
- the LOC125536669 gene encoding uncharacterized protein LOC125536669; protein product: MLKKISRKQTLALSRKAPRSIAMASDVLRLDGNGNPRTLRLFASLVEAESRPFAAASSEPAENDLVRAFRGGATPAVPIAEFLERLQRCNYLFDGGVYVLAAAYLALFMRSPAALEAGIVVEPATAHRLVSVAVLLGAKFSSPRYYERRVESFQVCSGESIRSSELCPLELMFLRALDYRVFIADEEFWRFFRILLRHPAPARSVACAAKKRKAEEEVEPCRVRACQLAARYGISGFNQS